The Burkholderiales bacterium DNA segment GGAAAGCCGCCTTTTTCCGAAACCACCTGTTTTGCCCCCAACAGTCCCTATGCCGCGTCGAAGGCGGCCTCCGACCATCTGGTGCGCGCCTGGCACCACACCTATGGTCTGCCGGTGCTCATCACCCACTGCTCCAACAACTACGGCCCCTACCAGTTTCCGGAAAAACTCATCCCCCTCATGATCCTCAATGCCCGGGCCGGCAAGTCGCTGCCCATCTACGGCGACGGGCGCAACATCCGCGACTGGCTCTATGTCGCCGACCACTGCGCAGCGCTACGGCGGGTGCTGGAAGCCGGCCGGCCTGGGGAGACCTACAACATCGGCGGCCTGAACGAAAAAACCAATCTGGAGGTGGTGCAGGCGATCTGCGCCATCCTGGACCGTCTGGTACCCGAGGGCGCCCCCCATGCCCGCCTCATCACCTTCGTCGAGGACCGGCCCGGCCATGACCGCCGCTATGCCATCGACGCCACGCGGATTAAGCGGGAACTGGGCTGGGAGCCGCAGGAAAGCTTTGCCACGGGGCTGGAAAAGACCGTGCGCTGGTATCTCGCCCACGGCGACTGGGTGGACAGTGTGACCAG contains these protein-coding regions:
- the rfbB gene encoding dTDP-glucose 4,6-dehydratase, which codes for MTILVTGGAGFIGANFVLDWFQHHDEPVVNLDKLTYAGNLQNLASLEGDARHIFVRGDINDRSLVEHLLSAHEVRAIVHFAAESHVDRSIHGPEDFITTNINGTFHLLEAARAYWSALPEKRRAAFRFLHVSTDEVYGSLAPGKPPFSETTCFAPNSPYAASKAASDHLVRAWHHTYGLPVLITHCSNNYGPYQFPEKLIPLMILNARAGKSLPIYGDGRNIRDWLYVADHCAALRRVLEAGRPGETYNIGGLNEKTNLEVVQAICAILDRLVPEGAPHARLITFVEDRPGHDRRYAIDATRIKRELGWEPQESFATGLEKTVRWYLAHGDWVDSVTSGAYRDWIERHYGASLPPQGAPPGAA